GAGCTCGAAAGCTCTATTCAGAGACGCAGTAAGCACAGAAGTGTGCTCAGCCGTGAGTATTATCATGTATGTCCAGCTATTTAAAATGTCCCATCCAAGCAGTCAACCATCCATCCATGATCTAGATGTAATTATCCTGTACAGAATTACAAGGAGCTGTTATCCCAGTTCACATCGGACTGCCAGACAGGTCGCCAGTCTGTCAGCAGGGCTAACACTCAATTTGACTCATGAAGGAGAATCAACAACAccaataatttttttttttttaccttttttttacctttttttgttgGTCTACCATTTTTGCCAATACTAACAATAAGCAAGATAGATACCAAACCCTCACTAATAGGTGTTTCACGACCCATCCAAGACGGTCATCAGTTTTTAGGTGATAatattggtgtttttttctggacCATGATAGTTAATGTTGCTTCAGAACCATCACTGCAACTGACCAATAGTGTTTTGTAATGTCccagattttgtgttttaaccAGCCCAGATTTTCTACTCTTTACAGTGGAAGCGTCCGAGGAAACTCACAGACCAAAGGCATGCGTTGTTAATCACTCAGAAGACGCTACTaagccaatcaaatctgtgtaTTGGCTTAAGAATTGTGACTCGAGTCAGAAACACGCACAGAGCAGACGAGACTAATGGCCTACTGCCTATACGTAACCCATTCAGCCGTGAAAGCTTGCACCAGAAGTGGATTTTGTCGCACTTTGTCGTCATAAATTGAAATGAAGGTCaaggagcaacattaattatgatgttccagaaACACCGCCAACACAATGACATCAGATAACAGATAACTCACttgcacacactgacacagatcTGCAGTCTCTTTCTAGTTCTATGTATGACTGCTTTAAGGTATCGTTTCCTGGATTCATGACAGGAAAAACCCCAGATGAAGTAATGCGAGGAAGCCGGCGACAGAACTTGGCAACTGTTACAGTTGGTACTTAGAAAGGGATTACTGTATAACTATGTACTGTAGTACTATGGACGATGCTATGtgtaaggaaaggaaaggaaaacataataacaaatcaaaaaatCATGTCACGTGAGACCatggaaagaaatgaaagaagcCGTCTACAGTAGATGAGTATAAATAACACAGCGATCACAGGTCCTTTGAGGCTTTCAGTGCTGagagctctgtgctgctgtaagTGGATCTGTGCGGGCTTCGTGTCAGCACCCCGGACTGTACGGCATTGTGCTCTAATGAGGGGTGTCTCTGgccatctctctcacacacattccAGCCAGAGAAACCCTCTCCTCCAGTGCCAAACCAGCCCAACTGTGCAGCACATGACCGTAAATACCAACACACCTACATGTACAAACATAGTTATTCCAACAATGTGCGTACAGTTGTTCTCAAGCTGTGATTTCAAATCAAGACACTGACTGTTTCTCGAGAGCCGTGATCTACCTTTTGCCGCCCAGGCCCTGAGGGGGCTGTTTTCGTCAATGATGTGGTAGAAAGTCAGGGGGATGATGAGGAAGGGGCTGTCGCTGGACGTGTCCACCTGGAAAGGCACATTGCGCTGGTCCAGCCGCACCGTCTCGCCCTCCTTCGTCAGGGACGTCTGAAGCAACTTCCCCGTCACCTGGGAGCCAAGATGGAGTCAGTAAATGCAGCCAAGAGGTTGCAGAAGGCATCCTGTAACCAAAAGGCCTCAGGTTTAATACCTGCAATGGCCGGTGTCTTCATTAAAGTCGACTGAGATGACTATTGACTGATGCTCAGTCACTGAATGTGTCATTGACTGTATTTCTCACCAGATAGATCATTACAGTTGAGCGAGCATTCAAAGAGCTTGAAAGGGTTTGATCAACAGGATGTGACtcataacacaaaaacatttaccaGCAGACTACAGTGCTTGCTTGTACTTGATTatacagcattttaaaagtgcTTTTAATTCTCATTTCCCCAACAGAATTGAATGCGCACAGTACCTGGCAACCTAACAGCAGGCTTTTGCGCATGTTGGCCACTCGGATCATGAGGCAGGGCCGACCCTCGTGATTTGACACGACCGCGTGTTGACTAAACTTCACTGTCTCGCCTCTCTTCTTGGGACGAGCGACCTAcgagaggaggaaaacatgtcACAGTCTATATAATGATTCCTGTTACTACATACTGGATACTTTCTAAGTTTAAGacgtgcacctgaatgcaccacgAAGTCCCTCTGACAATGTCAAACCCCAACAGTAAAGGAGAGAAGCATCAATAGATTTAAGGAGATAAACCAAATCACAGCAGGACTCGACATAGTTTCTGCCAGATGGAAAACATGCCCATATTTGGAGCTTGGCAGACTCTAAGACATATTCTTATAACCACATTAGAGATTGTGCATCCCCACTTTAATCCAAAATTTTCAATTTATGAGCCTCTATCTGTCGGATTTTAGAGGTTTCCCCCACTGGTACCTTAGCGAGGAAGGTTCCCGTGATAAAGATCTCCATCACCATGGTGATGACCAGCTGAAAGATGAGCAGGACAATGGCGGCAGGACACTCCTCGGTGATGCACCGGAAGCCGTAGCCAATTGTGGTCTGAGACtcaagagagaagaggaaggctCCTGTCAGGGTCTTCACCTCCATCACACATGGGGTATGGTTGGAGGGGGGGTCGAATTCTGGAGAACGGAGGGGAAGAAAAGCAGATCTTTGGTTCGAGGACGTAAACAAATTACCAAGGAACATTTTGTTCCCCCTCTCAGTGTCCTGCCAGGTCTTTCTCATGCTCTTTGTGTGACGAGAATTAGTATTCCTGTGTGTCTTCATTGTGTAGTCATTCACAAAAAAGTGCTTGTACTTCATGGTGTTCAAAAGCCAGCAGACATTGgtaaaggcttttttttctttttttttttgtcattgcaTGATTTCAGCTTGCGCCCTCAAAGATCTTTGCTAACtcaattaaaatctgttcacagcataaaatattttcttcagcTCGTGGAAAACTTACAAAATCCAAGAGAAACAATTTGGTTCATGGCCTCCAGGCCTTATGCAACATCTGGTTTATCTAACAGTTATTAAGGTATTTTATTACTCCCTCTGAATTGTTTATGTATGTggttaaaacaacaatataaagaCTTTTAAATGACTATATATATCTGTGGGATGGCTGATAAGGTTTATGATCAATACCAGTTATTCATATCTTTCCTTCTGTATTAGTTTTCCTCTTTTTGGTCAACAGTTGTCCTTGAAAGAGCAGATTGCCATTACAAGGCGTCTCACGTACTTTTAAAGATTGTTCAGCAGAAGAGTCTCCAGCCATGCTGGCAGCTCTGCAAGGCTGCACTTGAATAGAGCTCTGGGCTAAATGCTTACATCAGCATGCTTACATGCTCACAATGgccatgctaacatgctcatgcAAAGTAGTTTTATCATCATCGTCTTTTTTACCATGTAAAATCAATATTACTGCTGCTGTTGGGGCATTTCATGAGGATCTCTGAtctaatttattaattttcttaTTGTGAAAACATGACATCGATGTTTGTGATGGTTACAGGATGTCATTACCATCAAGGGCAAGAGGGTTTCCTGCTTTTCCTTGTGAATTGCtgtcctttctcctctcctctgacattgcactgtaaagtgactttactttaaaaaagtcaggaaaccaatcacctcagaattaccaagtaaagtagaccaTATAAATTCaagttgtacgagctaaaaagttttaacaacttaaaattataaGTCTacttttcttgattttttttaagttaagtcAGATTTTTGTCAGGTTTTACAGTGCATCCACGCTTCCTCCTTCTTACCCAGCAGATCTCCATGCACCATTGCCACCAGGTACCAAAGCACTCCAAACACGAACCAGGTCCCAGCAAAGGTGGCAGAGAACAGGAAGAACTTGTAGCGCCATTGCATGTCCAGGAACGTCGTCCAGAGGTCACGGAGGTACAGCGCCCCTCGTCCGCTTACGTGCTCGATGCGTACATTGCTCCGTCCATCTTTGGAGAGGACGCGCCGCCTCCGACGCAGAGCACTGGGCCCTCCAGCTcccgctcctcctccacctgcaaCAGCACCTCCAGCCCCCCCAGTGGAGCCCAGCAGGGGCTTGGTGATATCGGTCTGCGTCTGGGAGTGGCATACTTTCTGAGGGGAGGAGCCCTCAGAGgagggtggagtggctgaggTCATGGCTGGTGCTACAGGGGGtcggagacagaaagaggagacaacaggaggtgaggagaagaagaagagtgggTTGTCTGGACAGTAAGATCAAGTGAACAGCAGGTGAGTCCATATGAAAAGGTGCAGGATGtgtgaaaaacataaaagagaGAACATTTCATCACCGCATGaatgagaaaaatgacagaGTGGAACATttgggaggagaggaagaagaagcagaagaagaaaaagaagaagaaggggattAAAGGCACATTTTTACAACTGGACAGTGTTGTGGCTGTCCACGGTGGTCCATTTAAGCCCCTTTTCCCCCTTTCACTGGAGGCAGCTGgctttgtcaaaataaaagcctcctTTCAGCATGAAGGCACAGCTGCtctttcacattaaaagcttgAACGTGCAGGCACATTCACGTGTTGGTTGCACAAGGCGGCTACTGAATCGAGATGAGGAGACACTGGTGGCTGTTACTCCACATGACGAAGATTAAGAAAATGATGTCTTTAAATTTGAGTCAAGGATGCTGAGATATTCTACTGGACCACCCTCTTTTAATTTGCTGAAAGCTGTTTTTATACTCTACCCTTCAATGCCTGTCTTTACTTGAATAGAGACCTCAATTATGTGGCATTTGCACCAGATGTGACTGTTATGTCTGTTAGATCTACTTTTTCACAAGTTGTCAGCTGTAGGAAACTGTAGAGAAAAGCCAGTGAGCACTCCTGTCCATTGACTTTTGCGTACTCTTGGTACCACATAGAGTCGCGCAAAGCAAGGGTCATAAAGAAATGATTTTCCTGGTTTAGTGTGGAAAAAACATGAGCTCCGACCTCAGCTACATCcaacacctttgggatgaactgCAACGCCGATTGCAAGCAAGGCCTTATCACCCGGCATCAGTGGCCGATGGTCTTTGAAGGCACAATAGGAGCAAATCACTGCAGCCAGGTTTCTAAATCTTGTGGGAAGCCTTCCTTGGAGAGGGGTGCTACTGAAAACACTGGACTTTCACTCAGGATCTCGTGTGTAACTGTAAGTCAAAGCTGACTATTTTGAACCGACTTATATttacccaaaccatgatgttttcctaaacctaaccaagtagttttggtgcctaaacctaaccaaactacaACACATATGGGGTTTTTACATACACATGTGCTGGCCCAGCTTATCTCAGTTTGACTCGGCACAATAACCCAGTATTTGTATGAGCAAATGCATTTGTCTTGAGCCGTCCAAGGATCAGCTGTAAAGGCTCTTCCTCCCCGCAGTACCATCGAAGAACCACTGCTAACAAAGCTCAGCACATTTGATGATAAACTAGTTTAATTTCCTagaaattcttcacaataaaagtcccctGTTGCtaagttatttaaaagcttttactaCTTCAGAGAGCGTCCATTCTGGGCGTAGATCGGCTCAACACGGTGCGGTTAAACTTGTAACTAACTAAACTTATTGACTAAACAATTAACGaattcatgaaaataatcagattagTCAATGATGACAACAATCAATAGTTGCGGCCCTGTTATTAATCAAACATGTTATGGCTGACTTGAATGAGGTCATTCACTCGAGCTAAGTGCTTCTTGTCATTTAACACGTGCCGAGTGAATGCGTGTCAGATGATAATGGGATGAGATGGATCAGTGTCTGAGTGTCTGAGGGTCTCAAAGGGTCAGGAGTATATTGACATAATGAGACGCCAGCCCACCCTCGAGTGCCACGGACACTTATTGTCACTGTTTGAGTCGTTCCCTGTCCACTCTGTAGAGTTTTTTTACCCTCATCTGGGCTGCAGTTTCTCTTTCTCCGcatcctttttctttccttctccctTGATCTCACTCGCTGTTTACTAAATGGCCCTTTTGTCTCAAACTGCCTCTGCTTTCCGGAGCGaacacaacaaaaccaaaaaacacgacaacacaaacaaaagcccGAGAACCAAGACGATCTGATACGCTCTGTCCTTTCCTGTCCTTTCTGacccttctctctcctctctctctctccacgcTGGAGCTCACACTGAGTGAATGAATAGAGATCTGTGTTGATGTCTGTGCTCTGAATACTAAGAtatggaggggagagaggggagggaggcggGGTCAAGAGGAGGCCCATGTGATTGGCCGTGTCCATCTCCAGCTGAACTCTGAACCCTGCGGAGCTCCTGcctacacatacagtaaacacacactcgTGTATCGGACATATAGACCTTTTGAACAGTTCGAACGCAAAACAATACCATTTATTGTGCAAAGGAATGTTTGGTTTGCAAAGCGAGGAGCTCACACatgacatgtagcagctaagcGATGCACGTATGTTGATTTATTCGTTCACTTTTTACAGGTCAAGGCGGTcgttattctatatttttcttattatccAGCTCTAAATGCTTTCCAACTTCCCAATCCTGTCTCTGGCCAAAGTGTATTTGTTCCGATTGAAGATTGTTTAGTATCAAAAGAGATTTTTCTGGCTACTGAGGGGCGGCAAGACGTAAAAACAATACTGACATATTATCAACTTATAAAGCAAACTTGTGGCCTATTTAGGTATCCAGCAGACACATTAGcatctttttattcatgtttccGGCCACCACAATccaatatttattatttacgcTTGTGTCTTATTACACATTGTCATTTAATCCactgtttatgtaaaaaaatattggtTAATGCAGATTTTAAAACAGATCAAATACTCATTTGCTGGCACTATTTTCAGGTGCAAATTAATACAGATTTGGTGCAAACGTTAATATTTCTGTCAGGAGGATTGATATGTGGGATTGTGCCGAGGTTTATCGttatgaaggaacatgtcatcctgtgcaaaaacacagaatatcaCTGCTCTTATCCTTTAAGAGTAACGACAGTAAGCAGTCTTGTGACGGTACATAGAAGTTATATTAGAGCCAAAACAGTAGTGGTGGATCAGCCTCGCTGACAGTAACACTGATTTATTTCCCTCTCTTGTGAAATGACTTTTCCCACTCGTTTGGCGACCACACTCAAGGTTAGGATCTCTTCCTCTCCGTCCGGCTCTCCATCCCGCTCCTTCCCTCTGTCCTGTAGCGCACAAGAATCCTTTGTTTTCGAGGAGATGAAAGGGACAAAAGCCACCATTGAAAAATACGACTGGGTGAGCGAGTGAGTGAAAGAGGGAGCAACTTAGACGGGGAGAGGAGAGCGGTACGGAGcgtcaaagtgtgtgtgtttgtatgcgtggtgtgtgtgtgtgtgtgtgcgtttgatCGTGTGTGAGTATGCAGTGCTTGACATTGTGAAGGgggcagaagagagagaataatTGGTTTCGGGTGACAAAAGgagtgaaagaggaagaggttGAGAAACGGGTGATGAAGGAGCGAGAGGAAGGGGTATGTGGAGCGAAGGTGGAGGAAATAGATCTGTGACAAAAGACGGTCATTAGTATTCCAGAGGAGAGAGTAATCCCTTCCACATAGTGCCCCTGTCCAGTGTCCACAGCCATAAAGAAGCCCCAGCAGCCAGTACACTGCACTGAAAAGACTCAATGCAACACAACTTGAATGGCTGTGACCACTGTCCACACCACAGCAGCCCCGCACCGGACTCAAAGGACTGTCTAAACATCAACACAGGCCGTGCCAAGAAGGCATCTTGCTCAGCCAACACAAGTCGCTAAAACCCCAAACTTACCGGAGCCAAACTAAGCACTGCACATCGACATACAAATGAGCTGCTGTTGTGTCAGTGTCTCTTTATGCATACAGTGAACGATTTCAGACAAATCCATTAAGAGAGAGCCTCCTTGTCTCACTATTGCTGGCTAacgtatataaaaaaaagtcgTGGTCCTGGTCGGATCAGACAGCTGACCGTATATTTCTAAAAGTTAGTAACACACGTCCACGTTTAAGAAATACAAAGACTGACTTTTCAAGACCAAAAGTGAACAACTGCGTTTTACATAAGCACTTACATTTAGGAGGAAAGTCATCGCTGCACTGATTACATTATAATATAGTCAGACGTTGAGGTGTCAGTATGCTTCAACAAGATGTTTGTTGAATGGTCAAACAGCATCTGACAG
This is a stretch of genomic DNA from Pagrus major chromosome 10, Pma_NU_1.0. It encodes these proteins:
- the kcnj10a gene encoding ATP-sensitive inward rectifier potassium channel 10, yielding MTSATPPSSEGSSPQKVCHSQTQTDITKPLLGSTGGAGGAVAGGGGAGAGGPSALRRRRRVLSKDGRSNVRIEHVSGRGALYLRDLWTTFLDMQWRYKFFLFSATFAGTWFVFGVLWYLVAMVHGDLLEFDPPSNHTPCVMEVKTLTGAFLFSLESQTTIGYGFRCITEECPAAIVLLIFQLVITMVMEIFITGTFLAKVARPKKRGETVKFSQHAVVSNHEGRPCLMIRVANMRKSLLLGCQVTGKLLQTSLTKEGETVRLDQRNVPFQVDTSSDSPFLIIPLTFYHIIDENSPLRAWAAKGGGWTDPELADFELLVIMSATVEPTSATCQVRTSYLPDEILWGYEFPPVVSLSPSGKYVADFAFFDKVAKTKTPPLFKQSLPPSPPSQASRYQGGKEDGKDPEKMRLEETYRGEEKGRERGRVRDSSPLSVRISNV